A stretch of Pseudomonas sp. CCC3.1 DNA encodes these proteins:
- a CDS encoding microcin C ABC transporter permease YejB, translating into MLHYINRRLLLIIPTLLCILVVNFLIVQAAPGGPVEQAIARLQGFSGAAVGGGGGEMAAVGAGASRSSRGLDPALIEEITKHYGFDKPMHERLWLMLKNYAQLDFGNSFFRGAKVTDLILQKLPVSISLGLWATLITYLISIPLGIRKAIHNGSAFDVWTSTAIIIGYAMPAFLFAILLIVVFAGGSYVSWFPIQGMVSDDFDSLSFFGKIADYLWHMVLPVSALVIGGFATLTILTKNSFLNEISRQYVVTARAKGLTEQRVLYGHVLRNAMLLVVAGIPQALIEVFFAGSLLIETIFNLDGIGRMSYEAAISRDYPVVFGTLFLFTLFGLLIKLIGDICYTLLDPRIDFSARTA; encoded by the coding sequence ATGCTGCATTACATCAATCGGCGTTTATTGCTCATCATCCCCACGTTGCTGTGCATTTTGGTGGTCAACTTTTTGATTGTGCAGGCTGCACCAGGCGGCCCGGTCGAACAGGCCATTGCCCGTTTGCAGGGTTTCAGTGGCGCGGCTGTCGGCGGTGGTGGCGGCGAAATGGCCGCCGTTGGCGCCGGGGCCAGCCGCAGCAGCCGGGGTCTGGACCCGGCACTGATCGAGGAAATCACCAAGCACTATGGTTTTGACAAACCCATGCATGAGCGCTTGTGGCTGATGCTCAAGAACTACGCTCAGCTGGATTTCGGCAACAGCTTTTTCAGGGGGGCCAAGGTCACGGACCTGATCCTGCAAAAGCTCCCGGTCTCCATCTCGCTGGGGTTATGGGCCACGCTGATTACCTACCTGATCTCGATCCCGCTGGGCATCCGCAAGGCGATTCATAACGGCAGTGCGTTTGATGTGTGGACCAGCACCGCAATCATCATCGGTTACGCGATGCCAGCCTTCTTGTTCGCCATCTTGCTGATCGTGGTGTTCGCGGGAGGCAGTTATGTGAGCTGGTTTCCGATCCAGGGCATGGTCTCGGATGACTTCGACAGCCTGAGCTTCTTCGGCAAGATCGCAGACTACCTGTGGCACATGGTGTTGCCGGTCAGCGCCCTGGTGATCGGCGGATTCGCCACGCTGACCATCCTCACCAAAAACAGTTTCCTCAACGAGATCAGCCGCCAATACGTGGTCACCGCACGGGCCAAGGGCCTGACTGAACAGCGGGTGTTGTACGGACACGTGCTGCGCAACGCCATGTTGCTGGTGGTGGCTGGCATTCCCCAGGCGCTGATCGAGGTGTTCTTCGCCGGTTCCTTGCTGATCGAGACCATTTTCAACCTCGATGGCATCGGCCGCATGAGCTACGAGGCGGCGATCTCGCGGGACTATCCGGTGGTGTTCGGCACGTTGTTCCTGTTCACCCTGTTCGGCCTGCTGATCAAGCTGATCGGCGACATCTGCTACACCTTGCTCGACCCCCGTATCGACTTCTCGGCGAGGACTGCCTGA
- a CDS encoding ABC transporter permease, with the protein MFTLSPLSRRRFAHFKANRRGWWSLWLFVGLFVVCLGGELIANDKPLVIHFKDQWYFPIVSSHIETDFGGELPFEPDYRSDYVRQLITGQGGWMLFAPIPFSSDTVNYDLKVPSPSPPSTSNWLGTDEQARDVLARVIFGARISILFALILTAISALVGITAGALQGFYGGLVDLIGQRVQEVWAGLPVLYLLIILSGFIAPSFWWLLGIMALFSWLALVDVVRAEFLRGRNLEYVKAARALGLTNGALMRRHILPNAMTSTLTYLPFILTGAIATLTALDFLGFGMPPGTASLGELIGQAKRNLQAPWLGLTAFCALALILSLLVFIGEACRDAFDPRS; encoded by the coding sequence ATGTTTACCCTCTCTCCTCTGAGCCGTCGGCGCTTCGCCCACTTCAAGGCCAACCGCCGTGGCTGGTGGTCACTGTGGCTGTTTGTCGGCCTGTTCGTGGTGTGCCTGGGCGGCGAACTGATCGCCAACGACAAACCCTTGGTCATCCATTTCAAAGACCAGTGGTACTTTCCAATCGTCTCCAGCCACATCGAAACCGACTTTGGCGGCGAGTTGCCCTTCGAACCTGATTACCGCAGCGATTACGTGCGCCAACTGATTACCGGCCAAGGGGGCTGGATGCTCTTTGCGCCCATCCCGTTCAGCTCCGACACCGTCAATTACGACCTTAAGGTGCCCTCCCCCAGCCCGCCCAGTACCAGCAACTGGCTGGGCACTGACGAACAGGCGCGCGACGTGCTGGCACGGGTGATTTTCGGCGCACGGATTTCCATCCTGTTTGCCTTGATCCTCACTGCCATCAGTGCGCTGGTGGGCATTACTGCCGGGGCCTTGCAAGGCTTTTATGGCGGGCTGGTGGACTTGATCGGCCAGCGCGTACAAGAAGTCTGGGCCGGACTGCCGGTGCTGTATTTACTGATCATCCTCTCGGGCTTTATTGCCCCCAGCTTCTGGTGGCTGCTGGGGATCATGGCGCTGTTCAGTTGGCTGGCACTGGTAGACGTGGTGCGCGCCGAGTTCTTGCGCGGGCGCAACCTGGAATACGTGAAAGCAGCGCGGGCATTAGGCCTGACCAATGGCGCACTGATGCGTCGGCACATACTGCCCAACGCCATGACCTCGACCCTGACCTACCTGCCGTTCATTTTGACCGGCGCGATTGCCACCCTCACTGCGCTGGACTTTCTGGGCTTCGGCATGCCGCCGGGCACCGCCTCGCTAGGCGAGTTGATCGGCCAGGCCAAACGCAACCTGCAAGCCCCGTGGCTGGGCCTGACCGCGTTCTGCGCGCTGGCGTTGATTTTGTCGTTACTGGTGTTTATCGGCGAAGCCTGCCGCGATGCCTTTGACCCTCGGTCTTGA
- a CDS encoding TonB-dependent receptor gives MQNKRSGFNLKPLVASLQRHRLVPLYLIALGMSAGQLQAAETSAAQDSSSQGTAAPTTQLQRVEVTGSAIRRVDAETAVPITILSVEQLRNEGVTTTAELMQRVSGNQSLVNAARSVGSSSGGSSFADMRGIGANKTLVLLNGRRLGNNAVDGSAVDLNTIPFAAIERVEVLRDGASALYGTDAIGGVINFITKKSLTDGSLTLGGDTPSHSGGGSSHDVNASWGYGDLEKDRFNVFGVVGYNKQDSLQAKDRSFSQSYVPGRGLDQTSGVSYPANYSQNGVTTNPLSATGCNGTNLVSRQGVCRYNTRDYLDLVPETEKTSFFGKATGKITDDDNVNLEYFWARNNNAVAIAPSSLTGLTMDPTSPYFPGNGITPASSSASFDPTQPIGLNWRETAAGGRSTKDQNTSQRLVLSFDGLAKGWDYNLGASYNQNSVTESITGGFVSDSAMIDGIANGIINPFGPQSAAGQRLIDANQYHGQYISSVGRVSAIDGRASREIGDWFGAGPSGLAVGGEYRQEKFHQSYAQFAGDLGSLGVDPDAGVSGDRTVKALYTELNVPVLDSLELSAAVRHDKYSDFGSTTNPKYSFRYQPVKELVVRGAYSEGFRAPSLYELYNPQYTTYTQGFYNDPRLCTGGTVQPGGDAGRDCGQQFHNRTGGNTDLSPETARNLTLGFVYQPVRELSVGLDFWWIHIANQIAEFPESTVFDDPNTYADRYIRNADGSLNYVQTGLANLGAVKTSGVDVSVDYKFPNTPYGQFGLGLQGTYVSRYDYQTTIGGSYTDKVSAFQDDGMIARWKHVLSGTWNLGAYRASLVNRFTSSYKDANPDANARVASYTLWDISGGYTFDKTVDLDVGVKNLFDRDPPFTNQAYNFQSGYDPRYADPLGRTFFARATYHF, from the coding sequence ATGCAGAACAAGCGTTCAGGTTTTAACTTAAAACCACTGGTTGCAAGCCTGCAACGGCACCGTTTGGTGCCGTTGTATCTCATCGCTCTGGGGATGAGCGCGGGCCAGTTACAGGCAGCAGAAACAAGTGCGGCACAAGACTCAAGCAGCCAAGGGACGGCAGCACCAACCACCCAACTGCAACGCGTTGAGGTGACGGGCTCGGCCATTCGCCGGGTGGATGCCGAGACGGCGGTACCCATCACCATTCTCAGCGTCGAACAATTGCGTAATGAAGGGGTGACCACCACTGCAGAACTGATGCAGCGGGTCAGCGGTAACCAGTCGCTGGTTAACGCGGCACGCTCTGTGGGATCGTCATCAGGGGGCTCAAGCTTTGCCGACATGCGTGGCATCGGCGCCAACAAAACGCTGGTGCTGCTCAACGGCCGACGCTTGGGCAATAACGCGGTCGACGGTTCGGCTGTCGACTTGAACACCATCCCTTTCGCCGCCATTGAGCGGGTAGAAGTATTGCGCGACGGCGCATCAGCCCTGTACGGCACTGACGCCATCGGCGGGGTGATCAACTTCATTACCAAAAAATCACTGACTGATGGCTCCCTGACCCTGGGCGGTGACACACCCAGCCACAGCGGCGGTGGCAGCAGTCATGACGTGAATGCCAGTTGGGGTTACGGCGACCTGGAAAAAGACCGCTTTAACGTGTTCGGTGTGGTGGGCTACAACAAGCAGGACAGCCTGCAAGCCAAGGATCGCTCGTTCTCTCAAAGTTACGTCCCGGGCCGTGGTCTGGACCAAACCTCTGGCGTTTCGTACCCGGCCAACTACAGCCAGAATGGCGTGACCACTAACCCGTTGTCGGCCACCGGCTGCAACGGTACTAACCTGGTCTCACGCCAGGGTGTGTGCCGCTACAACACCCGCGACTATCTGGACCTGGTGCCGGAAACCGAGAAGACCTCGTTCTTTGGCAAGGCCACCGGCAAGATCACCGATGACGACAACGTCAATCTGGAATACTTCTGGGCGCGCAATAACAACGCGGTCGCGATTGCGCCATCGTCGCTGACCGGCCTGACCATGGACCCGACCTCGCCTTATTTCCCCGGTAATGGCATCACCCCGGCGTCCTCCAGCGCGTCCTTCGATCCGACCCAGCCGATTGGGCTTAACTGGCGCGAAACCGCTGCCGGTGGCCGCTCAACCAAAGACCAGAACACCAGCCAACGCTTGGTGCTGAGCTTTGATGGCCTCGCCAAAGGCTGGGATTACAACCTCGGCGCTTCGTACAACCAAAACTCGGTGACCGAAAGCATCACCGGCGGTTTTGTCAGCGACTCCGCCATGATCGACGGCATTGCCAATGGCATCATCAACCCGTTCGGCCCGCAAAGCGCAGCCGGTCAGCGGCTGATTGATGCCAACCAATACCACGGCCAGTACATCTCTTCTGTCGGACGCGTATCGGCCATTGATGGCCGCGCCAGTCGTGAAATCGGTGACTGGTTTGGTGCTGGACCTTCCGGGCTCGCGGTCGGTGGCGAATACCGCCAAGAGAAATTCCATCAAAGCTACGCGCAGTTCGCAGGCGATCTGGGCAGCCTCGGCGTCGACCCTGATGCGGGCGTCTCAGGCGATCGCACCGTCAAGGCGCTGTACACCGAACTGAACGTGCCAGTACTGGACAGCCTCGAACTGTCGGCCGCCGTGCGTCACGACAAGTACAGCGACTTCGGCAGCACCACCAACCCGAAATACTCATTCCGCTACCAGCCGGTCAAGGAGCTCGTGGTACGCGGTGCTTACAGCGAAGGCTTTCGCGCACCGTCGCTGTATGAGCTGTACAACCCGCAATACACCACGTACACCCAGGGTTTCTACAATGACCCTCGACTGTGCACCGGCGGCACTGTGCAGCCGGGTGGCGATGCCGGTCGCGACTGCGGTCAGCAATTCCATAACCGCACGGGGGGCAACACCGATCTGTCGCCAGAAACCGCTCGCAACCTAACCCTGGGCTTTGTTTATCAACCGGTGCGTGAACTGTCTGTGGGCCTGGATTTCTGGTGGATTCACATCGCCAACCAGATCGCCGAGTTCCCGGAATCCACCGTATTTGACGATCCCAACACCTATGCCGATCGTTACATTCGCAACGCCGATGGTTCCCTCAACTACGTGCAGACCGGCCTCGCCAACCTGGGTGCAGTTAAAACCAGCGGTGTGGACGTCAGCGTCGACTACAAATTCCCGAACACGCCGTACGGCCAGTTCGGCCTGGGTCTGCAAGGCACTTATGTCTCGCGCTATGACTACCAGACCACCATTGGTGGCAGCTACACCGACAAAGTCAGCGCGTTTCAAGACGACGGCATGATTGCGCGCTGGAAGCACGTGTTGAGCGGCACCTGGAACCTGGGCGCCTACCGCGCTTCGTTGGTCAACCGCTTCACCAGCAGCTACAAGGACGCCAACCCAGACGCTAACGCGCGCGTCGCGTCGTACACCCTGTGGGATATTTCGGGAGGCTACACCTTCGACAAAACCGTGGACCTGGACGTCGGGGTTAAAAACCTGTTTGACCGCGACCCGCCGTTCACCAATCAGGCCTATAACTTCCAGAGTGGTTACGATCCACGTTACGCCGACCCGCTGGGTCGTACCTTCTTCGCCCGTGCGACTTACCACTTCTGA
- a CDS encoding ABC transporter ATP-binding protein: MSDTLIEIRDLRVGFGSKEVVHGVNLDIRRGECLALVGESGSGKSVTAHSILRLLPGKNVHTHGSIRYNGIDLVNASPAQLRSLRGNRIAMIFQEPMTSLNPLHTVQKQISEILITHKGLKNRAARDRTLELLTLVGIRDPEKRLNAYPHQLSGGQRQRVMIAMALANEPELLIADEPTTALDVTVQQKILELLIDLQQRLGMSLLLISHDLNLVRKIAQRVCVMRGGEIVEQADCEDLFRAPQHPYSRLLIEAEPSGCPVPGNHLHTLLEVDNLKVWFPLPKPLFSRERHYVKAVDGVSFALKKGKTLGIVGESGSGKSTLGQAILRLVDSQGDIRLNGKQLNSLNQDALRPLRRHMQVVFQDPFGSLSPRMSVQQIISEGLLAHAIGTEQTREDAVIRVLQEVGLDPQSRHRYPHEFSGGQRQRISIARALIMEPELILLDEPTSALDRTVQKQVVDLLRDLQARHGLTYLFISHDLAVVHALAHDMIVIKDGKVVEQGDAQSIFENPQHAYTQELLQASSLKPVRAEAELA, from the coding sequence ATGAGCGACACATTGATTGAAATACGTGACCTGCGCGTCGGCTTCGGCAGCAAGGAAGTCGTCCACGGGGTCAACCTCGACATCCGCCGTGGCGAGTGCCTGGCGCTGGTGGGTGAGTCGGGCTCGGGCAAGTCGGTCACGGCGCATTCGATTCTGCGCCTGCTGCCGGGCAAGAACGTGCACACACACGGCAGCATCCGCTACAACGGCATCGATCTGGTGAATGCCAGCCCTGCGCAATTGCGCAGCCTGCGCGGCAACCGCATCGCGATGATCTTCCAGGAGCCGATGACCTCGCTTAACCCGCTGCACACCGTGCAAAAGCAAATCAGCGAAATCCTCATCACCCACAAAGGCCTGAAAAACCGCGCCGCCCGTGACCGCACCCTGGAGTTGCTGACGCTGGTGGGTATACGCGACCCCGAAAAACGCCTCAACGCCTACCCGCATCAACTGTCCGGTGGCCAACGCCAGCGGGTGATGATCGCCATGGCGCTGGCCAACGAGCCGGAGCTGTTGATTGCTGACGAACCGACCACGGCACTGGACGTGACGGTGCAGCAAAAAATCCTCGAACTGCTGATCGACCTGCAACAGCGCCTCGGCATGTCGTTGTTGTTGATCAGCCACGACCTCAACCTGGTGCGCAAAATCGCTCAGCGCGTGTGCGTGATGCGCGGTGGCGAGATCGTCGAGCAAGCCGACTGCGAAGACCTGTTCCGCGCTCCGCAACACCCTTACAGCCGCCTATTGATCGAAGCCGAACCTAGCGGCTGCCCGGTGCCCGGCAATCACCTGCACACCCTGCTGGAAGTCGACAACCTGAAAGTCTGGTTCCCCCTGCCCAAGCCGCTGTTCAGCCGCGAGCGGCATTACGTCAAGGCGGTGGACGGGGTCAGCTTTGCGCTGAAAAAAGGCAAAACCCTGGGCATTGTCGGCGAGTCCGGCTCGGGGAAATCGACCCTAGGCCAGGCCATTTTGCGGCTGGTGGATTCGCAGGGCGATATTCGCCTGAACGGCAAACAACTGAACAGCCTCAACCAGGACGCACTGCGCCCGCTGCGCCGACATATGCAGGTGGTGTTTCAGGACCCGTTCGGCAGCCTGAGCCCGCGTATGTCAGTGCAGCAGATCATCAGCGAAGGCCTGCTGGCCCACGCCATTGGTACCGAGCAAACGCGTGAAGACGCGGTGATTCGCGTGCTCCAAGAGGTCGGGCTCGACCCCCAAAGCCGTCACCGATACCCGCATGAATTCTCGGGTGGGCAGCGCCAGCGTATTTCCATCGCCCGTGCGCTGATCATGGAACCTGAGTTGATATTGCTCGACGAACCGACCTCGGCACTGGACCGCACCGTGCAAAAACAAGTGGTCGACTTGCTGCGCGACCTTCAGGCCCGGCATGGTCTGACCTACCTGTTTATCAGCCATGACCTGGCAGTGGTGCATGCCTTGGCCCACGACATGATCGTGATCAAGGACGGCAAAGTGGTGGAACAAGGCGATGCGCAGTCGATATTCGAAAACCCGCAGCATGCCTATACCCAGGAGCTGTTGCAGGCCAGTAGTTTGAAACCGGTTCGAGCAGAAGCCGAATTAGCCTGA
- a CDS encoding extracellular solute-binding protein, which translates to MPLLRSLLVPVLSCLCLSVSAAPGPAMTVYGEAPKYPTGFQHFDYVNPSAPKGGSLSRSAMEIGQFNYIAPYIDQGTGVVQVDQWVYSPLAFRSLDEPYTVYGLIAQTMERDPDGLWVRFNLNPKARFADDTPITAPDVAFTYNTLMTKGSLSYRMLYGEVKDVVIEGPRQIRFDFKSNQNRTLALDLASMRILPEHWWKTRDFANGGGFEPPLGSGPYSVSHVDPGRSISFERNKNWWAKDLPVSKGLYNFDRLTVNFYSDTDIARQLLKAGAFDYNREFSATGFSIGYESPALSDGRLQRGVFAKDKPGAAQGFAFNLQNPFFQDRRVRQALSLLWDFEWTNKQMMRNFYVRQQSYFPKSEMAATQLPDARELEILEPLRGKIPDEVFTQVYQAPKTDGSGYIRDKQLQALALLKEAGWSPKANKLVNAQGQQLSFTFLDGQGGFDRMIMPYKRTLAQIGINMDIRKIDSAQYVNRLNARDYDMIVVAFPRSGQPIVSPGREMYDMFGSRSATQVGSSNSFVLRDPAVDTLLDGLVQANSREEMVHYARALDRVLQWGYYLIPNYYSVGTPTAYQNRFGRPALEPKFDEGLDTWWEVSKTAHTNAQLKGY; encoded by the coding sequence ATGCCCCTGCTCCGCTCGCTGCTGGTGCCGGTGCTGTCTTGCCTGTGCCTCAGCGTGAGCGCTGCACCCGGCCCCGCCATGACGGTCTATGGCGAAGCGCCCAAATACCCTACCGGTTTCCAGCACTTTGACTACGTGAACCCGAGCGCGCCCAAAGGCGGCTCGCTCAGTCGATCGGCGATGGAAATCGGCCAGTTCAATTACATCGCGCCCTATATCGATCAAGGCACCGGTGTCGTGCAGGTTGATCAATGGGTCTATTCGCCCCTGGCCTTTCGCTCACTGGATGAGCCTTACACGGTCTACGGACTGATCGCGCAAACCATGGAGCGCGACCCTGACGGCCTGTGGGTGCGCTTTAACCTGAACCCCAAAGCCCGTTTTGCCGACGACACGCCGATCACCGCGCCAGATGTGGCTTTCACCTACAACACCCTGATGACCAAAGGCAGCCTGAGCTATCGCATGCTTTATGGCGAGGTCAAGGACGTGGTCATCGAAGGCCCGCGGCAAATTCGCTTCGACTTCAAAAGCAACCAGAACCGCACCCTGGCACTGGATTTGGCCAGCATGCGGATTTTGCCGGAGCATTGGTGGAAGACCCGCGACTTTGCCAATGGCGGCGGCTTTGAACCGCCATTGGGCAGCGGCCCGTACTCGGTGTCGCACGTCGATCCGGGGCGCAGCATCAGTTTTGAACGCAACAAAAACTGGTGGGCCAAGGACTTGCCCGTCAGTAAAGGGCTGTACAACTTCGACCGCCTGACCGTGAATTTCTACAGTGACACCGACATCGCCCGCCAATTGCTCAAGGCCGGTGCCTTTGATTACAACCGCGAGTTCTCGGCTACTGGTTTCAGCATCGGCTACGAGAGCCCTGCCCTGAGCGACGGACGCCTGCAACGCGGGGTCTTCGCCAAGGACAAACCCGGCGCGGCCCAGGGCTTTGCCTTCAACTTGCAGAATCCGTTTTTTCAGGACCGCCGCGTGCGCCAGGCGCTGAGCCTGTTATGGGATTTCGAGTGGACCAACAAACAGATGATGCGCAATTTTTATGTGCGTCAGCAGAGCTACTTCCCGAAAAGTGAAATGGCCGCGACCCAACTGCCTGATGCCCGCGAACTGGAAATCCTCGAACCTTTGCGCGGCAAGATCCCCGATGAAGTGTTCACCCAGGTCTACCAAGCCCCCAAAACCGATGGCAGCGGTTATATCCGCGACAAGCAACTGCAAGCCCTGGCGTTGCTCAAAGAAGCGGGCTGGAGCCCTAAAGCCAACAAATTGGTGAATGCCCAAGGACAGCAACTGAGCTTCACCTTCCTGGACGGCCAAGGCGGTTTTGACCGCATGATCATGCCGTACAAGCGCACCCTGGCGCAGATCGGCATCAACATGGACATCCGCAAGATCGACTCGGCGCAATACGTTAACCGCCTCAACGCCCGCGACTACGACATGATCGTGGTCGCCTTTCCGCGCAGCGGCCAGCCCATCGTCTCGCCGGGCCGCGAAATGTACGACATGTTCGGCTCACGCAGCGCCACTCAGGTTGGCTCCTCCAACTCCTTTGTGCTGCGCGACCCAGCGGTCGACACCTTGCTCGACGGGCTGGTGCAAGCCAACAGCCGCGAAGAAATGGTGCACTACGCCCGTGCCCTCGACCGGGTGCTGCAATGGGGCTATTACCTGATCCCCAACTACTACTCGGTAGGCACCCCGACCGCGTACCAGAACCGTTTCGGCCGCCCGGCCCTGGAGCCCAAGTTTGACGAGGGCCTGGACACCTGGTGGGAAGTCAGCAAAACCGCACACACCAACGCACAGTTGAAGGGGTATTGA
- a CDS encoding ABC transporter ATP-binding protein — MSEVDAISVPPKRPWAFVWHYIRLYPRWYWAIAALQIGAAMTATLMPYAIGRITGAVSDGAWDHADLWQASLPALGLLFGLAVAQMLCARGATLCMIMVRPQQKIRIVRDLFAYLQRHSARYFGEHFAGSLAHRIGEGSIGLLEITWSLVVEMLPILVVLVTSLVLLTLASPWLGLGLLLWVVAYSLLAFVLSRKAQVLAADHAQARSVTTGKIVDAVSNLASIRLFARQHFELDYLTRYQTQEKQAAQRSFFYQEKIRLLQDSLSIVLRVGLVALALYLWHVGKIDVGQLVMVATLGLMIVAQCSFLSMQFMHFFEYVGNIENSINTLLQPHEMPDRANAVPADIKKGAIQFRDVHFGYSPDKPIFKHFNLNIRAGQRVGIVGLSGSGKSTLLNLLLRSYDPQKGRVEVDGVDIQGMTQQSLHSHIGLIPQEPGLFHRSLRENIGYGDVHASEAQIVLAAKRAHAHDFILHMQDGYDALIGERGVKLSGGQRQRIAIARALLKNAPILVLDEATASLDSETESLIQNSLDDIMADKTVLVVAHRLSTIAHLDRIVVLDKGLIVEDGSHQQLIELKGLYYRLWQHQSDGLLSESDALKDDLLVT, encoded by the coding sequence ATGTCTGAAGTTGACGCTATTTCCGTTCCTCCCAAACGGCCGTGGGCTTTTGTTTGGCATTACATCCGACTGTATCCGCGCTGGTATTGGGCCATTGCCGCGTTGCAAATCGGCGCTGCCATGACCGCCACCTTGATGCCGTACGCCATCGGCCGCATTACCGGCGCGGTCAGCGATGGTGCGTGGGATCACGCTGATCTGTGGCAGGCCAGCTTGCCCGCCCTGGGCCTGCTATTCGGTCTGGCCGTGGCACAAATGCTCTGCGCCCGTGGCGCGACGCTGTGCATGATCATGGTTCGGCCGCAGCAGAAAATACGCATCGTGCGGGATTTGTTCGCCTACTTGCAGCGCCATTCGGCGCGTTATTTCGGCGAGCATTTTGCCGGCAGCCTGGCGCACCGCATCGGTGAAGGCAGCATTGGCCTGCTGGAAATCACCTGGTCGTTGGTGGTCGAAATGCTGCCGATTCTGGTGGTACTGGTCACAAGTCTGGTGTTGCTGACACTGGCGTCGCCCTGGTTGGGGCTGGGTCTGCTGCTGTGGGTGGTGGCGTATTCGCTGCTGGCTTTTGTGCTGTCACGCAAGGCACAAGTGCTGGCCGCTGATCATGCTCAAGCACGCAGTGTCACCACCGGCAAGATTGTCGACGCCGTCAGCAACCTGGCCAGCATCCGCCTGTTTGCCCGTCAGCACTTCGAACTCGACTACCTGACCCGTTACCAGACCCAGGAAAAACAGGCCGCGCAACGCTCGTTTTTCTATCAGGAAAAAATCCGTCTGTTGCAGGACAGCCTGTCGATTGTGTTGCGTGTCGGCCTCGTTGCCCTGGCGTTGTACTTGTGGCACGTGGGCAAAATTGACGTCGGCCAACTGGTGATGGTGGCTACATTGGGCCTGATGATCGTGGCTCAGTGCAGCTTCCTGAGCATGCAGTTCATGCATTTCTTTGAGTACGTCGGCAACATCGAGAACAGCATCAACACCTTGCTGCAACCTCACGAAATGCCGGATCGGGCGAATGCCGTCCCCGCCGACATTAAAAAAGGTGCCATCCAGTTTCGCGACGTGCACTTCGGCTACAGCCCGGACAAACCGATTTTCAAGCACTTCAACCTCAATATTCGAGCAGGTCAGCGGGTCGGGATTGTCGGGCTGTCCGGCTCCGGCAAGTCGACATTGCTCAACCTGCTCTTGCGTTCATATGACCCGCAAAAAGGCAGAGTCGAAGTCGATGGCGTTGATATTCAAGGCATGACCCAGCAATCGCTGCACAGCCATATCGGCCTGATCCCACAGGAACCAGGTTTGTTTCACCGCTCACTGCGGGAAAACATCGGTTACGGCGACGTACACGCCAGCGAAGCACAGATCGTGCTGGCCGCCAAACGCGCCCATGCCCACGACTTTATCCTGCACATGCAGGACGGTTATGACGCTTTGATTGGCGAACGTGGGGTCAAATTGTCGGGCGGTCAGCGCCAGCGCATCGCCATTGCGCGGGCCTTGCTGAAAAACGCACCGATTCTGGTGCTCGATGAAGCCACCGCCAGCCTCGATTCAGAAACCGAAAGCCTGATTCAAAACAGCCTGGACGACATCATGGCGGACAAAACCGTGCTGGTCGTAGCTCATCGTCTGTCGACCATCGCGCATCTGGATCGCATTGTGGTACTGGACAAGGGTTTGATTGTTGAAGATGGCAGCCACCAACAGTTAATTGAACTTAAAGGTCTTTACTACCGTTTGTGGCAGCATCAATCAGATGGTTTGTTAAGTGAAAGTGATGCATTGAAAGATGACTTACTGGTCACTTAG